The proteins below are encoded in one region of Enhydrobacter sp.:
- a CDS encoding nuclear transport factor 2 family protein: MIDIEVQDFVTRFAAAWAARSGEAFLALWHPEGWLHSPLYDRPVAGRELGRLTDVVKEHAPDSVWQLLDWTARGDIVIIEWQNTRTAGGKRFDWRGVDKFRLRDGRILEERVYADTASLRAAAKGERLEAIIRL; encoded by the coding sequence ATGATCGATATTGAAGTGCAGGATTTCGTGACTAGGTTCGCCGCCGCCTGGGCGGCGCGGAGCGGCGAGGCTTTCCTCGCGCTCTGGCATCCGGAGGGCTGGCTGCATTCGCCGCTCTACGACCGGCCGGTGGCCGGCCGGGAACTGGGCCGGCTCACGGACGTCGTGAAGGAGCATGCGCCCGACAGCGTTTGGCAACTGCTCGATTGGACAGCCCGCGGCGATATCGTGATCATCGAATGGCAGAACACCCGAACGGCGGGCGGAAAGCGCTTCGACTGGCGCGGCGTGGACAAGTTCCGCCTGCGCGACGGCAGAATCCTCGAAGAGCGCGTCTATGCGGACACGGCCTCGCTGCGGGCGGCGGCGAAGGGGGAACGCCTCGAGGCGATCATTCGTCTTTGA
- a CDS encoding antibiotic biosynthesis monooxygenase family protein, producing MVDVKSANGGLVVTAFWEAKAGEADAVLDILKRFLPQAQREPGVEAFQIHQSLTEPAKFFFYEVFRDEAAFGAHQQTEHFKTLIQGEALPRLAKRERAQHRFV from the coding sequence ATGGTCGATGTGAAGAGCGCGAACGGCGGGCTCGTGGTGACGGCTTTCTGGGAAGCCAAGGCGGGCGAAGCGGATGCGGTCCTGGACATCCTGAAACGCTTCCTGCCCCAGGCCCAACGGGAGCCGGGCGTCGAGGCTTTCCAAATCCACCAGTCCCTGACCGAGCCGGCGAAATTCTTCTTCTACGAGGTCTTCCGGGATGAAGCCGCGTTCGGCGCCCATCAGCAGACCGAGCACTTCAAGACCCTGATCCAGGGGGAGGCGCTGCCGAGGCTCGCCAAACGCGAGCGCGCCCAGCATCGCTTCGTCTGA
- a CDS encoding AlkA N-terminal domain-containing protein: MEPSRELLDREACYRVFQTHDARFDGRIFVGVTSTGIYCRPICPARTPKFANCRFFASAAAAQEAGFRPCLRCRPEIAPELAFWRGTSNTVSRALKLIAEGALDESEAGVEALAERLGVGGRQLRRLFQQHLGASPIAVAQTRRVLFAKHLIHDTHLPMTEVALSAGFGSVRRFNETFRKMFGRPPSALRRARKGAKGSSDTSAAEGVTLRLSYRPPYDWPGMLDALAARADRRVEHVEGDVWHRIIELDGRTGSVAVAHLPERHAVAVTIRFPEVRALPAIVARVKRVFDLGADIATIGSHLARDPRLAPLIAKRPGLRAPGDWDRDTVGASLDEQAPPAWRPWHAYAAQHLRMASHG, from the coding sequence ATGGAACCTTCCCGGGAACTCCTCGACCGCGAAGCCTGCTATCGCGTTTTCCAGACCCACGATGCCCGTTTCGACGGCCGCATCTTCGTGGGCGTCACCTCGACCGGCATCTATTGCCGGCCGATCTGCCCGGCCCGCACGCCGAAGTTCGCGAACTGCCGCTTCTTCGCCTCCGCCGCCGCGGCCCAGGAAGCGGGCTTTCGACCCTGCCTCAGGTGCCGGCCGGAGATCGCTCCGGAGCTCGCCTTCTGGCGCGGGACCTCCAATACGGTGAGCCGCGCCCTGAAGCTGATCGCCGAGGGCGCACTCGACGAAAGCGAAGCCGGCGTCGAGGCGCTGGCGGAACGGCTGGGGGTCGGCGGCCGGCAGCTTCGCCGCCTGTTCCAGCAGCATCTCGGCGCCTCGCCCATCGCGGTCGCCCAGACGCGGCGCGTATTGTTCGCCAAGCACCTCATCCACGATACGCATCTGCCCATGACGGAGGTCGCCCTGTCGGCAGGCTTCGGCAGCGTGCGGCGGTTCAACGAGACTTTCCGCAAGATGTTCGGCCGGCCGCCGAGCGCGCTGCGGCGCGCCCGCAAGGGGGCAAAAGGGAGCTCGGACACTTCCGCGGCCGAAGGCGTCACCCTGCGCCTCTCCTACCGCCCGCCCTACGACTGGCCCGGCATGCTCGATGCGCTGGCAGCACGCGCCGACCGGCGCGTCGAGCATGTCGAGGGCGATGTCTGGCATCGCATCATCGAGCTCGACGGCAGGACGGGCAGCGTCGCCGTCGCCCATCTGCCGGAGCGCCATGCGGTCGCCGTCACCATCCGCTTTCCGGAGGTGCGCGCTCTTCCGGCGATCGTGGCCCGCGTGAAGCGCGTATTCGACCTCGGCGCCGACATCGCCACGATCGGCAGCCATCTCGCCCGCGACCCCAGGCTCGCGCCGCTGATCGCCAAGCGGCCCGGCCTGCGGGCGCCCGGCGACTGGGACCGCGATACGGTCGGGGCTTCTCTCGACGAGCAGGCGCCCCCGGCATGGCGTCCCTGGCATGCCTATGCCGCCCAGCATCTCAGGATGGCCTCGCATGGCTGA